From the genome of Phreatobacter cathodiphilus, one region includes:
- a CDS encoding DUF4031 domain-containing protein translates to MAVYVDDPIWPWQGLKWCHLLADSEEELHRFARAMGVHRLIYQGPPKTSAPHYDLTGFERRRAIALGAIPCTRHEIVAVFRRVRLPRPQARAGRLRPSP, encoded by the coding sequence GTGGCGGTCTATGTGGACGACCCGATCTGGCCCTGGCAGGGGCTCAAGTGGTGCCACCTCCTCGCCGACAGCGAGGAGGAACTACACCGCTTCGCCCGCGCCATGGGCGTTCACCGGCTGATCTACCAGGGCCCGCCGAAGACCAGCGCGCCCCATTACGACCTCACCGGCTTCGAGCGCCGCCGCGCCATCGCGCTCGGCGCCATTCCCTGCACAAGGCACGAGATCGTCGCCGTCTTCCGCCGCGTGCGGCTGCCGCGTCCCCAGGCCCGCGCAGGCCGCCTGAGGCCGTCGCCTTGA
- the ispH gene encoding 4-hydroxy-3-methylbut-2-enyl diphosphate reductase, which translates to MSKPLLTILLCSPRGFCAGVVRAIDAVEQALKLYGPPVYVRHEIVHNRFVVDGLKAKGAIFVEELDEIPDTAAPVIFSAHGVPKSVPASAQERNFLAIDATCPLVTKVHREAEIHHRRGREVVLVGHARHPEVVGTMGQLPPGAVTLIETLEDARAFTPRDDQALAFVTQTTLSVDDTREIVDCLRQRFPAIVGPHKEDICYATTNRQEAVKRVAPLVEAMIVVGAPNSSNSQRLREVAEREGCAVSDLVQRAAEIDWTRFGAIASLGITAGASAPEVLVEEIIEAFAERYTVSVQTVSTADESVFFPLPRQLRPDAAA; encoded by the coding sequence GTGTCCAAGCCCCTGCTCACAATCCTTCTGTGCTCGCCGCGCGGCTTCTGCGCCGGCGTCGTGCGCGCCATCGACGCCGTCGAGCAGGCGCTGAAGCTCTATGGGCCGCCCGTCTATGTGCGCCACGAGATCGTCCACAACCGCTTCGTCGTCGACGGGCTGAAGGCCAAGGGCGCCATCTTCGTCGAGGAGCTGGACGAGATCCCCGACACCGCCGCCCCCGTCATCTTCTCCGCTCACGGCGTGCCGAAATCCGTGCCGGCGAGCGCCCAGGAGCGCAACTTTCTCGCCATCGACGCCACCTGCCCGCTGGTCACCAAGGTGCATCGCGAGGCGGAGATCCACCACCGCCGCGGCCGCGAGGTGGTGCTCGTCGGCCATGCCCGCCATCCCGAAGTCGTCGGCACCATGGGCCAGCTCCCGCCCGGCGCGGTCACCCTGATCGAGACGCTGGAGGATGCCCGCGCCTTCACCCCGCGCGATGACCAGGCTCTCGCCTTCGTCACCCAGACCACCCTGTCGGTGGACGACACCCGCGAGATCGTCGACTGCCTGCGCCAACGCTTCCCGGCCATCGTCGGCCCCCACAAGGAAGACATCTGCTACGCCACAACCAACCGCCAGGAGGCGGTGAAGCGGGTCGCCCCCCTGGTCGAGGCGATGATCGTCGTCGGCGCGCCAAACTCCTCCAATTCCCAACGCCTGCGCGAGGTGGCAGAGCGGGAGGGTTGCGCCGTCTCCGACCTGGTCCAGCGCGCCGCCGAGATCGACTGGACGCGCTTCGGCGCCATCGCCTCCCTTGGCATCACCGCCGGCGCCTCGGCCCCGGAAGTGCTGGTGGAGGAGATCATCGAGGCCTTCGCCGAGCGCTACACCGTCTCGGTCCAGACCGTCTCCACCGCCGACGAGAGCGTCTTCTTCCCCCTGCCCCGCCAGCTGCGCCCCGACGCGGCCGCCTGA
- a CDS encoding homoserine kinase has protein sequence MAVYTDVTAEELSAHLARYDIGELLSFKGIAEGVENTNFLLHTTGGSFILTLYEKRVDPADLPFFIGLMEHLAARGLTCPQPVRMKDGATLGELAGRPAAIVTFLDGMWIRRPQVHHCAAVGRALAQLHLAGQGFALTRVNALSVPGWRPLAERAGARADTVAPGLAATIAAELDHCERSWPKSLPTGVIHADLFNDNVFFLHDQLSGLIDFYFACNDILAYDLAICLNAWCFSADFEFDFAKGSAMIAAYQAVRPLSGDETAALPLLARGSALRFLLTRLVDWLYVPPGAVVTPKDPIEYLKKLRFHQKVASPTEYGLA, from the coding sequence ATGGCCGTCTATACCGATGTCACCGCCGAGGAGCTCTCGGCCCATCTCGCGCGCTACGACATCGGGGAGCTCCTGTCCTTCAAGGGCATCGCCGAGGGGGTGGAGAACACCAACTTCCTGCTCCATACCACCGGCGGCAGCTTCATCCTGACGCTCTACGAGAAGCGCGTCGATCCGGCCGACCTGCCCTTCTTCATCGGCCTGATGGAACATCTCGCGGCACGCGGCCTCACCTGCCCGCAGCCGGTGCGGATGAAGGACGGCGCCACCCTCGGCGAGCTCGCCGGCCGCCCCGCCGCCATCGTCACCTTTCTCGACGGCATGTGGATCCGCCGCCCGCAGGTCCACCATTGCGCCGCCGTCGGCCGGGCCCTCGCCCAGCTCCACCTCGCCGGACAGGGCTTCGCGCTCACCCGCGTCAACGCTCTCTCCGTGCCGGGCTGGAGGCCGCTCGCCGAGAGGGCCGGCGCGCGCGCCGACACGGTCGCGCCTGGCCTTGCCGCCACGATCGCCGCCGAACTCGACCATTGCGAGCGATCCTGGCCGAAGAGCCTGCCGACCGGCGTCATCCACGCCGACCTCTTCAACGACAACGTCTTCTTCCTGCACGACCAACTGTCCGGGCTGATCGACTTCTACTTCGCCTGCAACGACATCCTCGCCTACGACCTGGCCATCTGCCTCAACGCCTGGTGCTTTTCGGCCGATTTCGAATTCGACTTCGCCAAGGGCTCGGCCATGATCGCGGCCTATCAGGCGGTGCGCCCGCTCAGCGGCGATGAGACGGCGGCGCTGCCGCTGCTCGCCCGCGGCTCGGCCCTGCGCTTCCTGCTCACCCGTCTGGTCGACTGGCTCTACGTGCCGCCCGGCGCCGTGGTGACGCCGAAGGACCCCATCGAATATCTGAAGAAGCTGCGCTTCCATCAGAAGGTCGCCTCTCCCACCGAATATGGCCTGGCATGA
- the rnhA gene encoding ribonuclease HI, with translation MKAAPRRVEIFTDGACSGNPGPGGWGAILRFGETMKELSGGEAVTTNNRMELMAAISALEALKRPSQVDLHTDSQYVKNGIMTWIHGWKRNGWRTADKKPVKNAELWQRLDDVADLHEITWHWVKGHAGHPENERADELAREGMAPFKPVRR, from the coding sequence GTGAAAGCGGCCCCCCGCCGCGTCGAGATCTTCACCGACGGCGCCTGCTCGGGAAATCCCGGGCCCGGCGGCTGGGGCGCCATCCTGCGCTTCGGCGAGACGATGAAGGAACTCAGCGGCGGCGAGGCGGTCACCACCAACAACCGCATGGAGCTGATGGCCGCCATCAGCGCCCTCGAGGCGCTGAAGCGTCCCTCCCAGGTCGATCTGCACACCGACAGCCAATATGTGAAGAACGGCATCATGACCTGGATTCATGGCTGGAAGCGCAACGGCTGGCGGACCGCCGACAAGAAGCCGGTGAAGAACGCCGAGCTCTGGCAGCGGCTCGACGACGTCGCCGACCTCCACGAGATTACCTGGCACTGGGTCAAGGGCCATGCCGGCCATCCCGAGAACGAGCGGGCCGACGAGCTCGCCCGCGAGGGCATGGCCCCCTTCAAGCCGGTCCGGCGCTGA
- a CDS encoding cupin domain-containing protein, whose product MTRPPFSAASLADLDLDAAPIRPEWVLEGRPVARCRHWSDSSDGTTSAMVWDCTAGTFRWYFGGDEIVHIIEGEVVVSGDGAPARTLRPGDAALFRAGTWATWHVPHYVRKHAICRDSLPSAITFPLKATRKVFGLARRVRETVAARIGLTAQQTIPLALMLVVGV is encoded by the coding sequence ATGACCAGGCCGCCTTTCTCCGCCGCGAGCCTCGCCGATCTCGACCTCGACGCCGCCCCGATCCGCCCCGAATGGGTGCTGGAGGGCCGCCCCGTCGCCCGCTGTCGCCACTGGTCGGATTCCTCCGACGGCACGACCTCGGCCATGGTCTGGGACTGCACGGCCGGCACCTTCCGCTGGTATTTCGGCGGCGACGAGATCGTCCACATCATCGAGGGAGAGGTCGTCGTCTCCGGCGACGGCGCGCCCGCCCGCACCCTGCGTCCCGGCGATGCGGCCCTGTTCCGCGCCGGCACATGGGCGACCTGGCATGTGCCCCATTACGTGCGCAAGCACGCCATCTGCCGCGACAGCCTGCCCTCGGCCATCACCTTCCCGCTGAAGGCGACGCGCAAGGTGTTCGGCCTCGCCCGCCGCGTCCGCGAAACCGTCGCCGCTCGCATCGGCCTCACGGCTCAGCAGACGATCCCGCTGGCGCTCATGCTGGTGGTCGGGGTCTGA
- a CDS encoding peroxiredoxin, protein MTIQVGDKLPEATFRTMTADGPAARTTAEVFAGKTIVLFAVPGAFTPTCHKNHLPGFVSNAEAIKAKGVDGIYVTSTNDVFVLDAWQKATGAVDKVGILADGSADFAKAVGLENDMSGFGMGMRTKRYSMIVKDGVVTSLNIEDGPGKADVSGAEALLKQL, encoded by the coding sequence ATGACGATCCAGGTCGGCGACAAGCTGCCGGAAGCGACCTTCCGCACCATGACCGCGGACGGCCCCGCCGCCCGCACCACCGCGGAGGTTTTCGCCGGCAAGACCATCGTTCTCTTCGCCGTGCCGGGCGCCTTCACGCCCACCTGCCACAAGAACCACCTGCCGGGCTTCGTCTCCAACGCCGAGGCGATCAAGGCCAAGGGTGTGGACGGCATCTACGTCACCTCGACCAACGACGTCTTCGTGCTCGACGCCTGGCAGAAGGCGACCGGCGCGGTGGACAAGGTCGGCATCCTCGCCGACGGCAGCGCCGACTTCGCCAAGGCGGTGGGCCTGGAGAACGACATGTCGGGCTTCGGCATGGGCATGCGCACCAAGCGCTATTCGATGATCGTCAAGGACGGCGTCGTCACCTCGCTGAACATCGAGGACGGTCCGGGCAAGGCCGACGTGTCGGGCGCCGAGGCCCTGCTGAAGCAACTCTGA
- a CDS encoding protein-disulfide reductase DsbD domain-containing protein: MERMLDRRALVSALALAAAVRPAAASPSASPWSRDSKSAVRLVRGGFDGKVHRAGVEITLDPGTKTYWRTPGDSGVPPAFDWSGSDNVADVALAWPAPMRFPDGNGFSIGYKSAVVFPLRVTPREAARPVRLALKLDYAVCDQICIPAKAEARLALPPGPAEPAMAAKLAEFEARVPRPGAEGLSLAVERVERGGDHPVVVLRAGVDAAAAADLFVEGPDSRWVLPLPEPVDTAGPERRFRLVMDGAPRGTEPLGQELTFTLVSGARALETRLTPR, from the coding sequence ATGGAACGGATGCTGGACCGCCGCGCCCTCGTCTCCGCACTGGCCCTGGCGGCTGCGGTCAGGCCCGCCGCCGCGTCGCCCTCCGCCTCGCCCTGGTCGCGTGATTCGAAATCCGCCGTGCGGCTGGTGCGTGGCGGGTTCGACGGCAAGGTGCATCGCGCAGGCGTCGAAATCACCCTCGATCCCGGCACCAAGACCTATTGGCGCACCCCCGGCGATTCCGGCGTGCCTCCGGCCTTCGACTGGTCGGGCTCCGACAATGTCGCCGACGTGGCGCTGGCCTGGCCGGCGCCGATGCGCTTTCCGGACGGCAACGGCTTCTCCATCGGCTACAAGTCCGCGGTCGTCTTCCCGCTGCGGGTGACGCCGCGGGAGGCGGCGCGCCCGGTGCGGCTCGCCCTCAAGCTCGACTACGCGGTCTGCGACCAGATCTGCATCCCCGCCAAGGCGGAGGCCCGGCTCGCCCTCCCGCCCGGCCCCGCCGAACCCGCCATGGCGGCGAAGCTCGCGGAGTTCGAGGCTCGGGTGCCGCGGCCGGGCGCCGAGGGGCTGTCGCTCGCCGTGGAGCGCGTCGAGCGCGGCGGCGACCATCCCGTCGTCGTGCTGCGCGCCGGGGTTGACGCGGCGGCGGCGGCGGACCTCTTCGTCGAGGGGCCGGACAGCCGCTGGGTGCTGCCGCTGCCGGAGCCGGTCGACACGGCGGGGCCTGAGCGGCGCTTCCGCCTCGTCATGGACGGCGCGCCGCGCGGCACCGAGCCCCTCGGCCAGGAACTCACCTTCACCCTCGTCTCCGGGGCACGGGCGCTGGAGACGCGGCTGACGCCGCGCTGA
- a CDS encoding YqgE/AlgH family protein has product MAANPRRGGRDSVRGYLDGQMLIAMPTMRDERFSRTVIYLCAHSSDGAMGIVVNQSATNLAFSDLLVQLDIIPETQKIMLPERVDSIRVLRGGPVETGRGFVLHSSDFYIENSTLPIDEGICLTATLDILKALASGDGPANAILALGYAGWGAGQLENEIQSNGWLHCPADPDLIFGPDVETKYERAMRKIGIDPAMLSSESGHA; this is encoded by the coding sequence ATGGCAGCAAATCCTCGACGTGGAGGGCGCGACAGCGTCCGCGGCTATCTCGACGGTCAGATGCTCATCGCCATGCCGACCATGCGCGACGAGCGGTTTTCGCGGACCGTCATCTACCTGTGCGCCCATTCCTCCGACGGCGCCATGGGCATCGTGGTCAACCAGAGCGCCACCAATCTCGCCTTCTCCGACCTGCTGGTGCAGCTCGACATCATCCCCGAGACGCAGAAGATCATGCTGCCCGAGCGGGTCGATTCCATCCGCGTCCTGCGCGGCGGCCCGGTGGAGACCGGCCGCGGCTTCGTGCTGCACTCCTCCGATTTCTACATCGAGAACTCGACCCTCCCCATCGACGAGGGCATCTGCCTCACCGCCACCCTCGACATCCTCAAGGCCCTCGCCAGCGGTGACGGCCCGGCCAACGCCATCCTGGCCCTCGGCTATGCCGGCTGGGGCGCAGGGCAGTTGGAGAACGAGATCCAGTCCAACGGCTGGCTGCATTGCCCGGCCGATCCCGACCTCATCTTCGGCCCCGACGTCGAGACCAAATACGAGCGCGCCATGCGCAAGATCGGCATCGACCCCGCCATGCTGTCGAGCGAATCCGGCCACGCCTGA
- the pyk gene encoding pyruvate kinase yields the protein MRRQRRTKILATLGPASTSRDQIAALFAAGADVFRINMSHTPHDKLREFVETIRSIEQEQQRPIGILADLQGPKLRVGTFKDGPVTLANGSSFVLDSDKKPGDVSRVHLPHPEILAALEPGHRLILDDGKVTLQAVKCTPTRAECRVVVGGKLSDRKGVSLPDTDLPVSALTDKDRSDLDAALNAGVDWIAVSFVQRPEDVAEVKKVARGRAAVMAKIEKPQAVARLAEIMDIADALMVARGDLGVEMPMAKVPGIQKQITRQARRTGKPVVVATQMLESMITAPVPTRAEVSDVATAVFEGADAIMLSAESAAGQYPVEAVSMMNRIAEEVEADPTYRAVIQGQRAEPEATGADAIALAARDIAETLDLSAIVCWTMSGSTALRVARERPKPITIALTPKIATARRLALLWGVHCVVTQDARDLDDMVSRACRFAFQDGFAKPGQRIIVVAGVPLGTPGATNMLRIAFVGAETVDD from the coding sequence ATGCGACGCCAGCGCCGGACCAAGATTCTCGCAACCCTCGGGCCGGCCTCCACCAGCCGCGACCAGATCGCCGCGCTGTTCGCCGCCGGCGCCGACGTCTTCCGCATCAACATGAGCCACACCCCGCACGACAAGCTGCGGGAGTTCGTCGAGACCATCCGCTCCATCGAGCAGGAGCAGCAGCGGCCCATCGGCATCCTCGCCGACCTGCAAGGGCCGAAGCTGCGCGTCGGCACCTTCAAGGACGGGCCGGTGACGCTCGCGAACGGCTCCTCCTTCGTGCTGGATTCCGACAAGAAGCCCGGTGACGTCTCGCGCGTCCACCTGCCCCATCCGGAAATCCTCGCGGCACTGGAGCCCGGCCACCGCCTCATCCTCGACGACGGCAAGGTGACGCTGCAGGCGGTGAAGTGCACGCCGACCCGCGCCGAATGCCGCGTCGTCGTCGGCGGCAAGCTCTCCGACCGCAAGGGCGTCAGCCTGCCCGACACCGACCTGCCCGTCTCCGCCCTCACCGACAAGGACCGCTCCGACCTCGACGCGGCGCTGAACGCCGGCGTCGACTGGATCGCGGTGTCCTTCGTGCAGCGGCCGGAGGACGTCGCCGAGGTGAAGAAGGTGGCGCGCGGCCGCGCCGCCGTCATGGCCAAGATCGAGAAGCCGCAGGCGGTCGCGCGCCTCGCCGAGATCATGGATATCGCCGACGCCCTGATGGTCGCGCGCGGCGACCTCGGCGTCGAGATGCCCATGGCCAAGGTGCCCGGCATCCAGAAGCAGATCACCCGCCAGGCCCGCCGCACCGGCAAGCCCGTGGTCGTCGCCACCCAGATGCTGGAGAGCATGATCACCGCCCCGGTACCGACCCGCGCCGAGGTCTCCGACGTCGCCACCGCCGTCTTCGAGGGGGCCGACGCCATCATGCTCTCCGCCGAAAGCGCCGCCGGCCAGTATCCGGTGGAGGCGGTCTCGATGATGAATCGCATCGCCGAGGAGGTGGAGGCGGACCCGACCTATCGCGCCGTCATCCAGGGCCAGCGCGCCGAGCCGGAGGCCACCGGCGCCGACGCCATCGCCCTCGCAGCCCGCGACATCGCCGAGACCCTCGACCTCTCCGCCATCGTCTGCTGGACCATGTCCGGCTCGACGGCGCTGCGCGTCGCCCGCGAGCGGCCGAAGCCGATCACCATCGCCCTCACCCCGAAGATCGCCACCGCCCGCCGGCTCGCCCTGCTCTGGGGCGTCCACTGCGTCGTCACCCAGGACGCCCGCGACCTCGACGACATGGTGAGCCGCGCCTGCCGCTTCGCCTTCCAGGACGGTTTCGCCAAGCCCGGCCAGCGCATCATCGTGGTGGCCGGCGTGCCGCTCGGCACCCCCGGCGCCACCAACATGCTGCGCATCGCCTTCGTCGGGGCGGAGACGGTGGACGATTAG
- a CDS encoding alpha/beta fold hydrolase, with the protein MALLSTLAAAALPAALAGWTGFSARAISRAFPPEGRFVPTRAGRMHVIDRGEGDVPVLFLHGASGSALAWRPAFGDRLGSLGRTLLVDRPGHGFSERQAGRAAARLDHQAGALVDALDALGVARAVVVAHSWAGALACRLALDHGDRVAGLVLIAPATHPWPGGVHWYYRVAASPVLGPLFAWTLALPAGQALMARSIAGVFSPQPIEADYAESAGIPLVLRPAQFMANAEDVAGLLAQVREQAPRYGAIACPVTVISGDRDGVVWTHLHSTGLARDIPQTKLIVLPDVGHGPHHADPGLVAAEIRAQQQAAGREARADLAARPVS; encoded by the coding sequence ATGGCTCTCCTTTCGACCCTCGCCGCCGCCGCGCTTCCGGCCGCCCTCGCCGGGTGGACAGGGTTCAGCGCCCGCGCCATATCCCGCGCCTTCCCGCCGGAGGGCCGCTTCGTGCCGACGCGGGCGGGGCGGATGCACGTGATCGACAGGGGCGAGGGCGACGTGCCCGTGCTCTTCCTGCACGGCGCCTCCGGTTCCGCGCTCGCCTGGCGGCCGGCCTTCGGCGACCGGCTCGGCTCCCTCGGCCGGACCCTGCTGGTCGACCGGCCGGGCCACGGCTTCTCCGAGCGGCAGGCGGGACGCGCCGCGGCGCGGCTCGATCATCAGGCCGGAGCGCTGGTGGACGCCCTCGACGCCCTCGGCGTCGCGCGGGCCGTCGTCGTCGCCCATTCCTGGGCGGGGGCGCTCGCCTGCCGGCTCGCCCTCGACCATGGCGACCGCGTCGCCGGCCTCGTGCTGATCGCGCCGGCGACCCATCCCTGGCCCGGCGGCGTGCACTGGTACTACCGGGTGGCCGCGAGCCCCGTGCTCGGGCCGCTCTTCGCCTGGACGCTCGCCCTGCCGGCGGGCCAGGCGCTGATGGCGCGCAGCATCGCCGGCGTCTTCAGCCCGCAGCCGATCGAAGCGGACTATGCCGAGAGCGCCGGCATCCCGCTGGTGCTCAGGCCGGCGCAGTTCATGGCCAATGCCGAGGATGTCGCCGGGCTGCTGGCCCAGGTCCGGGAGCAGGCGCCGCGCTACGGCGCCATCGCCTGCCCGGTGACGGTGATCTCCGGTGACAGGGACGGGGTCGTCTGGACCCACCTCCATTCGACCGGCCTCGCGCGGGACATTCCGCAGACGAAGCTCATCGTGCTCCCCGATGTCGGGCACGGGCCGCACCATGCCGATCCGGGTCTGGTCGCGGCGGAGATCCGGGCGCAGCAGCAGGCGGCGGGGCGGGAGGCGCGTGCCGATCTCGCGGCACGGCCGGTGTCCTAA
- a CDS encoding tetratricopeptide repeat protein: MRAAVFLCLLLSASPVAAQVTGPTPAGPAAEATPAANAPPPSFASERARRLDELYSRLREADGARQARAIEAQIGMIMAQSGSDTADLLMARAQQAVQQRQADLALSLLDSVIDMYPETVEAWSRRATLHFARRELGRALTDIEHVLRLEPRHYGAMVGLGMMLQQLGEDKQALAAFKKAMEINPHIERVPQIIQRLQPKVDGVEL, translated from the coding sequence ATGCGCGCGGCGGTTTTTCTTTGCCTGCTCCTGTCGGCCTCGCCCGTGGCGGCGCAGGTCACCGGCCCGACGCCCGCCGGCCCGGCGGCCGAGGCGACCCCTGCGGCCAATGCGCCGCCGCCTTCCTTCGCCTCGGAGCGTGCGCGCCGGCTGGACGAGCTCTACAGCCGCCTGCGCGAGGCGGACGGGGCGCGCCAGGCCCGCGCCATCGAGGCGCAGATCGGCATGATCATGGCGCAGTCCGGGTCGGACACCGCCGACCTCCTGATGGCGCGCGCCCAGCAGGCCGTGCAGCAGCGTCAGGCCGACCTCGCGCTGTCGCTGCTCGATTCGGTCATCGACATGTATCCGGAGACGGTGGAGGCCTGGAGCCGCCGCGCCACGCTGCACTTCGCCCGCCGCGAGCTCGGCCGCGCCCTCACCGACATCGAGCACGTGCTGCGCCTCGAGCCGCGCCACTACGGCGCGATGGTCGGCCTCGGCATGATGCTGCAGCAGCTCGGCGAGGACAAACAGGCGCTCGCCGCCTTCAAGAAGGCGATGGAAATCAATCCGCACATCGAGCGGGTGCCGCAGATCATCCAGCGGCTGCAGCCGAAGGTGGACGGCGTCGAACTCTGA
- the ykgO gene encoding type B 50S ribosomal protein L36 has protein sequence MKVRNSLKSLRGRHRDNQIVRRKGRVYVINKTQKRFKARQG, from the coding sequence ATGAAGGTCCGCAATTCGCTGAAGTCGCTGCGCGGTCGCCATCGCGACAACCAGATCGTGCGCCGCAAGGGCCGCGTCTACGTCATCAACAAGACCCAGAAGCGCTTCAAGGCGCGGCAGGGCTGA
- the greA gene encoding transcription elongation factor GreA, producing MSVAFTKENDRDGTEANLQDRPISPHPNLVTAEGMAALEAALAAAKAAVQEARDAGEDATGLALARASRDARYYSARHASAELVGPPPADGKVHFGSRVTFDRDDGRRQTFRIVGEDEAEPADGTISYVSPVARALMGKQVGDVALVGGGEVEIVEIG from the coding sequence ATGAGCGTCGCCTTCACCAAGGAAAACGACCGCGACGGCACCGAAGCCAACCTGCAGGACAGGCCGATCTCGCCGCATCCGAATCTCGTCACCGCCGAGGGCATGGCGGCGCTGGAGGCGGCCCTCGCGGCGGCCAAGGCCGCGGTGCAGGAGGCCCGCGACGCCGGCGAGGACGCCACCGGCCTCGCCCTCGCCCGTGCCAGCCGCGACGCCCGCTACTATTCCGCCCGCCACGCCAGCGCCGAACTGGTCGGCCCGCCGCCCGCCGATGGCAAGGTGCATTTCGGCAGCCGCGTCACCTTCGACCGCGACGACGGCCGCCGCCAGACCTTCCGCATCGTCGGTGAGGACGAGGCCGAGCCGGCCGACGGCACCATCTCCTACGTCTCGCCGGTCGCCCGCGCCCTGATGGGCAAGCAGGTCGGCGACGTCGCCCTTGTCGGTGGCGGCGAGGTCGAGATCGTCGAAATCGGGTGA
- a CDS encoding HutD/Ves family protein yields MIRLLDPAGFQTVPWKNGGGTATDIAVSLGADGEPDWRVGTAAILKDGPFSDYAGVTRTFTIVAGAGVHLDFQGEGTRTLGRDQPTRFAGAPAPFCRLRDDKPATAFNLLTRDGEAGGEVAIRRGRGAEDPVAAAPVVVLFAVEEAWSVTADGETVVVHQGAAVQVEGAQAITVSSAPGGRAAVVTIGRG; encoded by the coding sequence ATGATCCGCCTCCTCGATCCCGCCGGCTTCCAGACGGTCCCCTGGAAGAACGGCGGCGGCACCGCCACCGACATCGCCGTCAGCCTCGGGGCCGACGGCGAGCCGGACTGGCGCGTCGGCACCGCCGCCATCCTGAAGGACGGGCCCTTCTCCGACTACGCGGGCGTGACGCGGACCTTCACCATCGTCGCGGGAGCGGGCGTTCATCTCGACTTCCAAGGGGAGGGCACCCGCACCCTCGGCCGCGACCAGCCGACGCGTTTCGCCGGGGCGCCGGCACCCTTCTGCCGCCTGCGCGACGACAAGCCCGCCACCGCCTTCAACCTCTTGACGCGGGACGGGGAGGCGGGGGGCGAGGTCGCCATCCGCCGCGGGCGCGGCGCCGAGGACCCTGTCGCGGCGGCGCCGGTCGTGGTGCTCTTCGCCGTCGAGGAGGCCTGGAGCGTGACGGCCGACGGCGAGACGGTCGTGGTGCACCAGGGCGCGGCGGTGCAGGTGGAGGGTGCGCAGGCGATCACCGTGTCCTCGGCCCCCGGCGGCCGGGCGGCGGTTGTGACGATCGGGCGGGGCTGA
- a CDS encoding TRAP transporter substrate-binding protein: MVPSFPSLAAAAVVALATGPAFAQAPALPPGPPVAIQMVTQLSPSIPQYTRVDIPMLREALPQRSGGRIRVTLASWPERNLSGPDLIRVLRSGQIDLAGLALPTVAGDVPLLDIIDMSGQNPSHEQGRRIAHAMLPTLNKELERVGIKIVAFYPFPGQVLFCRDPVTSLADLKGRRVRTPGGSQNDFIQSIGGQPVAIGFPEVYSALERGVVDCAVTGTATGNGARWYEVTRHLYTLPIQWGVAAYAVNLAWWNRLDPAVRDFLQATMNEVEEAQWKLGAELTEDGIQCNAGNAAGCKIGHVVTNRPMTITRETPADVALLREAMQKVVLPAFVKRCGARCGEIYNQIVSPISGITYTPQ, encoded by the coding sequence ATGGTTCCGTCGTTCCCGTCTCTCGCCGCCGCTGCCGTTGTCGCTCTCGCCACCGGCCCCGCCTTCGCCCAAGCGCCCGCCCTGCCGCCGGGGCCGCCGGTCGCCATCCAGATGGTGACGCAGCTCTCGCCCTCCATCCCGCAATATACCCGCGTCGACATCCCCATGCTGCGCGAGGCGCTGCCGCAGCGCTCCGGTGGGCGCATCCGCGTGACCCTGGCGAGCTGGCCGGAGCGCAACCTCTCCGGCCCCGACCTCATCCGCGTGCTGCGCTCGGGCCAGATCGACCTCGCCGGCCTCGCCCTGCCGACGGTCGCCGGCGACGTGCCGCTGCTCGACATCATCGACATGTCCGGCCAGAACCCCTCGCACGAGCAGGGCCGGCGCATCGCCCACGCCATGCTGCCCACCCTCAACAAGGAGCTGGAGCGCGTCGGCATCAAGATCGTCGCCTTCTATCCCTTCCCCGGCCAGGTGCTGTTCTGCCGTGATCCCGTCACCAGCCTCGCCGATCTGAAGGGCCGGCGCGTGCGCACGCCCGGCGGCTCGCAGAACGACTTCATCCAGTCCATCGGCGGCCAACCGGTGGCGATCGGCTTCCCCGAGGTCTATTCGGCCCTGGAGCGCGGCGTCGTCGACTGCGCGGTGACCGGCACGGCCACCGGCAACGGCGCCCGCTGGTACGAGGTGACGCGCCATCTCTATACGCTGCCGATCCAGTGGGGCGTCGCCGCCTATGCGGTGAACCTTGCCTGGTGGAACCGGCTCGATCCCGCCGTGCGCGACTTCCTGCAGGCGACCATGAACGAGGTGGAGGAGGCGCAGTGGAAGCTCGGCGCCGAGCTCACCGAGGACGGCATCCAGTGCAATGCCGGCAACGCCGCGGGCTGCAAGATCGGCCACGTGGTCACCAACCGGCCCATGACCATCACGCGGGAGACGCCGGCCGACGTGGCGCTGCTGCGCGAGGCCATGCAGAAGGTGGTCCTGCCTGCCTTCGTGAAGCGTTGCGGCGCGCGCTGCGGCGAGATCTACAACCAGATCGTCTCGCCGATCAGCGGCATCACCTATACGCCGCAGTGA